One genomic segment of Pleurodeles waltl isolate 20211129_DDA chromosome 11, aPleWal1.hap1.20221129, whole genome shotgun sequence includes these proteins:
- the LOC138265061 gene encoding 5-hydroxytryptamine receptor 3A-like, which produces MERCRAHRGCSAACASLVLVFSVFLQDYTVTSQVTCNGGETEHFLESFKHVFGKKAFRPVKDLNQPMVVNISITLYAILGVNEKNQLLTTFLWLRMVWFNEFAWWDPKDCGNVQNISVPVEQMWTPDVFVLQFVDEDKSPQLPYLFVEHSGKVQYRKPLRVVSSCNLSIFRFPFDIQNCSLTFGSFLDSVHHIKLGLLPSVDNTETFCRETLTSQGEWELVKIESGFSDNVPEKITFNIILKRRPSVYVVNLLIPSAFLMLIDVLSFNLPPHTVDRASFKMTLLLGYTVFLLILNDLLPATASGTPLIGIYFSLCLTLLVIGLLETVFVMNILHQGSSKCPAVPQWARTMVLHYLAKLVCYKKIDHCDTWTLNNSFTFESVIQEKSVNLHIGDYNHLGPHLTSLLRTISSDLQAMRKLVENYFEQQEIAEEWLRMGLILDTLIYRVYLLFMLVYALILGSTWGSWYHI; this is translated from the exons ATGGAGAGATGCAGGGCGCACAGAGGTTGCTCGGCAGCttgtgcctccctggtgctggtttTCAGCGTCTTCCTGCAAG ACTACACCGTGACTTCCCAAGTGACCTGCAATGGGGGGGAGACGGAGCACTTCCTGGAGTCCTTCAAACATGTGTTTGGCAAGAAGGCTTTCCGCCCGGTGAAAGACTTGAACCAGCCCATGGTGGTCAACATTTCCAtcaccctctatgccatcctgggagTG AATGAAAAGAACCAGCTGCTGACCACCTTCCTGTGGCTACGGATG GTGTGGTTCAATGAGTTTGCTTGGTGGGACCCCAAAGACTGTGGAAATGTGCAGAATATATCAGTTCCTGTGGAGCAAATGTGGACACCTGATGTCTTTGTCCTCCAGTT TGTGGATGAGGACAAATCCCCTCAGCTCCCTTATTTGTTTGTGGAACACAGCGGGAAGGTGCAGTACCGGAAACCCCTGCGTGTGGTCAGCTCCTGCAACCTCAGCATTTTCCGCTTCCCATTCGACATCCAGAACTGCTCCCTAACCTTTGGATCCTTCCTAGACTCAG TTCATCACATCAAGCTGGGCCTGCTCCCATCAGTCGACAACACTGAAACCTTCTGCAGGGAGACACTGACCTCCCAAGGCGAGTGGGAGCTGGTAAAAATTGAGAGCGGGTTCAGTGACAACGTACCTGAAAAGATTACATTCAAT ATCATCCTGAAGCGCCGGCCTAGTGTCTACGTGGTGAACCTGCTGATCCCCAGTGCCTTCCTGATGCTGATCGATGTTCTGAGCTTTAACTTGCCTCCCCACACTGTGGACCGTGCTTCCTTCAAGATGACGCTCCTGCTAGGTTACACCGTCTTCCTGCTGATCCTAAACGATCTGCTCCCTGCAACGGCCAGTGGGACTCCGCTGATTG GGATATATTTCTCTCTGTGCCTCACGCTGCTGGTCATCGGGCTCCTAGAGACGGTCTTCGTCATGAACATTCTTCATCAAGGCTCATCTAAGTGCCCAGCTGTCCCCCAATGGGCCAGAACTATGGTCCTGCACTACTTGGCCAAGCTGGTGTGCTACAAAAAAATAGATCATTGTGATACCTGGACACTGAACAACTCATTCACCTTCGAAAGTGTGATACAAG AGAAGTCAGTAAACCTGCATATTGGTGACTACAACCACCTTGGGCCACACCTGACGAGTCTACTGAGAACCATTTCCAGTGACCTGCAAGCCATGCGGAAGCTGGTGGAGAACTACTTCGAGCAGCAGGAGATTGCTGAGGAATGGCTGCGCATGGGCCTTATTTTGGACACCCTCATCTACCGTGTGTACCTGCTGTTTATGCTGGTCTATGCATTGATACTTGGGTCTACCTGGGGCTCGTGGTACCACATCTAA